One Candidatus Moraniibacteriota bacterium genomic window, TAGCTAATGAAAATAATTCACCCCATTAACAAAAAGCTAAAAAGATAATTAAAATAACAAAGCTATTCAATTACCGTACCACCCATCATATCCAAAGCTTGAGTTAAAAGAGAACTGGTTTTTCTTGGTTTTTTTTCTTCTTTTGCAACTTCCTTATTTTTTATCCCTGCTTCTTGAGTTGTAAAAGCCTTGATGCATAAATGGAACCCTAAGATTTTAGCAAAAACAGATTCCATTGTCAATCTATTGTCATTATCATTTAGTTTGTCTTTATGAAAGGGAAATCTAGCTGCAATACTTACAGTTCCTTTCTCAGCTTTAAAGGGATGGCAGCTTTGCAAAATGGCCGAAAGGCTGTGATTAATTGGTTTTATTTCTTCTACAAACTGTTTCCAATATTTGTTTATATCTTCGATAGTTAAATCAGAATTTTTTGATATGATATAATTTTTATCATTTTTTAATGACGAGGCTGATGTGTTAATATCACTTTGGGCATTATCAGATTCTGAATCCCTCGAAGCAATTTTTCTTATTGACGGAATATTTTTTATTTGATCTTTATCGTGAACATTTTCATTTTTATATCCAAATCCAATAGCTTTAACAATAGCCATTTCTAAAGGAAGTTGTGGAATAAAGGAAGATTTTATTTTTCCCTGTATTTCCATAAAACACTGTATTATAAAAAGCAATTTTTCAGGATCTTGATCTTCACTCTGTTTTATTAAATGAGCAACTTGTTCTTTTGTAAGCTCGAATGAAAAAAGTTTAGAAAGTTTTTCATCGACAATAACCAGCATCAGTTGACGCAAATAATTTAGAAGTGATTTATTAAATACATCAAGATCATAACCTTCCTGTGAAAGACTATTTATCAGTCCAATAGATTCAGTTGAATTCTTGTCCAAAATATATCCGACCAACTTTTCTAACGATTGGCGTTGAGAAGTTCCTAAAATTTCCTCAACTTCCTTGGCGGTTATTTTTTTATTTTCCAGTGACATAACTTGCGACAAGAGTGATTCTGCATCACGCATTCCGCCTTCAGCAGAAATAGCAATCATTTCTAAGGCTTCTTTTTCTATTTCAATTTTTTCACTTTTTGCAATGAGTGAAAGTTTTTTTATGATATTATCAACCGGCAAACGCGCAAAATCATAACGCTGGCAACGGGAAATTATTGTTTCAGGCACTTTATGAATTTCGGTGGTGGCTAAAATAAAAATTACATGAGCAGGCGGCTCTTCCAGTGTTTTGAGCAGGGCATTAAAAGCCCCAGTTGAAAGCATATGGACTTCATCAATTATGTAAACTTTATATTTTGCTTGGGAAGGAGGAAATTTAACATTTTCTCTTAATTCTCTTATGTTATCAACTCCCGTGTTTGAAGCGGCATCTATTTCAAAAATATCTAGAGATCTGCCTTCGTTTATGCTTTTACAGATATCGCATTTCAAACAAGGTTCTGTGCCTTTAATATTTTGGCAATTTATTGCACGAGCAAAAATACGAGCCAAAGTTGTTTTACCGGTTCCGCGAGGTCCCGTAAAAAGATAAGCATGGCCGATCCTGTCATTTTTTATGGCATTAGAAAGTGTCTGGACTATATGTCCTTGCCCTATTACATCCGAAAATGTAAGTGGTCGATATTTTCTATATAAAGCGACTGATGACATGTTTTTATGTATATGTTTAGGTAATTTTTCTCTTTCTGCTATTGTAGCACCTTGTCTGCAAAAACAAAACTCCCCAAATCAGGGAGTTTATGGTGCAATAAAAAACATTGTTTATTTTTTAAAAACCCAGAGCTTATAGCCAATAAAATTCCAGACTAATCCAGCGATGCTTCCGAATGCGGCTCCTATCAATCCAAGTTGGTCAGAAGAAAGACCAACTAATGAACCTATTATTATCTTAAAAACTATAGAGGCCACAAAAACATTAATCAAGAATCCAATAATACTAACTGCAAAAAATTGTATAAATTCCGAGCGTGTTTGTTTTTTGTTTTGCTGCTCAAAGGTCCAATATTTATTCCAAAAATAACTATTAATATTTGCAATTATAAATGAAATAGATTTATAAAGTGAATAGAAAGTTATAGCTCCAATAAGAGATGTTTTTGAATCAATGTTTAAAAACAATCTAAAAGCAAACGTCAAAAGTGCGAGAAATCCAATATCTACCAGTGTGTTCAAAATTCCTATGAGTCCGAATTTTGCAATTTGATAGATAATGGGTATTTTTTTTCCTATAAAAAAAGCTATCCGAAGACCTATGGGTGTGGCTAAAAGAAAAAAGGGGATTATAACTAGGGCAAATTTTGAATAAATATAGGGGTTGGCGGCTTTGAGTATTGGAAGAAATAATAATCCTATAAACAAACCAGCGACTAAGGCTAATTTATAATCTCTTTGCGTTATCCTGATTTTGTTTGGTTTTTTCATAAATATTTTTTATTAAGCTTGTGCTGCAATTTCTTTTTCCAGTTCATCTATTTCGGATGTCCATTCGTCCTCAATATCTTCTTTTTTAGGAACCGATTTTTCTTCCAAAGAAATTTCATTATTCGAATCTTTTTTCCAAGAATTGAATCCTCCGTCTGCAGGAAGCTTTGTTTTCTTCTCCTTTTTTTGGTCAGAAAATCCATGACCCCCTTTAGAAATGACATTTTCAATTGCAGCCCAGGAAGAATCGACTTCTCTTGGGATCATAACAACCACTTCATCTCCTGGTTCAGCCTTAAAATAGGTTATAGAAGCTAGCAAAACCTTAAATGCCTTACCTTCTGAGAATATAAAGTAATTTCCTTTTTCGTCCTGGCTTACGATTCCAATAACGCTTTTACGCTGAGCCGGTCCGATTTGCTTATATATGAAAGACCCGTCAGGAGTTATTGTAAGCTTCAGGACATCTCCTTCAACGAGTTTTGATTTAGATGCGTAGTTAGCAGGTACAGGATATTGTTTTCCATCTGTTCCGATCATGACTTGTCCATCAAAGGTGCCTTCAACTATGTTGCCTTCCACTTCATCCTCAGCTTTCTTTTTGCGTCCAGTTTTTTTCTTACCTTCCAATTGAAGCAGCATAGCTTTTGCGCTTTGCATGGTTTTTTCAGCATTAAGCATCATCTGGCGCAACATTTCTATCTTATGAGCTTTTTCATTTTCGCTTAGCTCGCTTATTTTTTGATTTTTTGCCATTTTTGTTTTAAACGGTAACAATCCAGGAACCCCCCTAAAGTGTCACCCGTATTTTGATATTTGTTTTTATGCTGAAATTATATAATATATCCCTAAAATAGGCAACTGGCTTAAAAAGAATAAATATAAGCACAAAAAATTATCTTGAATATATAGCCGATAAATAGTAAAATAACAATGCAATGAAAAAAGTCTTTTTAAGGTAAATAAATTTTAGTTAAATAATTTCTGTTTAAATGCTGATATTGCTTATAAATTATTTTAATAAATATTAAAATCCAGCATGCTAAAAATAAACGGACTAAGCGAAAAAGAAGCAAAAAAACGCTTAAAATTAGAGGGTTACAACGAGCTTCCAAATAAAAAAGAAGATGGCATTTTTTATATTTTAGAAAAGATATTAAAAGAGCCAATGTTTATGCTCCTCATAGCTTGCGCAGTTTTTTATTTATTTTTAGGAGACACAAAGGAGGCCATTATATTAGCAAGCTCTATTTTTATTATTATAGGCATAGATTTTTATCAGGAGCGAAAAACAGAGAAAGCCCTATTAGCCTTGCGGAACTTATCTAGTCCCCGTGCTTTGGTTTTGCGTGATGGCAAAAGAGAAAAGATTTCTGGACGTGAAGTAGTTAGGGGTGATATTATTTTTATTTCAGAGGGTGACCGTGTCCCCGCCGATTCTATGGTTTTGCAATCAACTAGTCTTGCTGTTGATGAATCGTTATTAAGCGGAGAATCTGTGCCAGTGCATAAATCTATTTGGGATGGGAAAATTAAATTCGGAAGGCCTGGAGGAGACAATACTCCTTTTATCTTCAGCGGGAGTATGGTTATCAGCGGACAAGCCATGGCCAGAGTTATAAATATAGGTATAAATACGGAAATCGGTAAAATTGGGAAATCATTATCAACGCTAAAAACAGAAAGAACAGATTTACAAAAACAATCTGCTTCTCTGATAAAATTATATGCATCTATAGGAATGTTGCTTTGTTTTTTGGTTTTTATTGCTTATGCAGTTACTCAGCAGGACATCGTAAATGGATTGTTGGCTGGATTGTCACTGGCTATGTCGGTTTTGCCTGAAGAATTTGCAGTTGTTATGACAGTTTTTTTAGCCTTGGGAGCTTGGCGCATATCTAAACATAATGTGCTTACCCGTAGAATTCCAGCAGTTGAAACTCTGGGCGCTACTACGGTTTTATGTGTTGATAAAACCGGGACTCTGACTGAAAACATGATGACAATAAAAAATCTTTGGATAAAGGGCAATATTTTTAATTTGAAGGATAAAAATGAATTTTTCGGTGACGAATGTCAGGAATTAATAAAGTATGGTTTACTTGCCAGTTCGTTAAGTCCATTTGATCCGATGGAAAAATCCATACAAAAAACTGCCGAAAAAATATTAAAGAAAAAAGATTTCATTAATAATAAGTGGGTTCTTAGAAAAACTTACTCTTTGTCGAGTGATTTTTTAGCTATGTCTCATGTCTGGAGTTTTTCAGGTGAAAAAAAATATTTAATCGCTGCCAAAGGCTCCCCAGAGGCGATTTTGGATCTTTGCCATTTAAACCAGCAAGAAAAAAATGAAATTGAATTGGGTGTAGAAACAATGGCGGGTAATGGTCTGAGAATAATCGGTGTTGCAGTTGCTGATTTTGAAGGTGATCTTCCCCGAAATCAGCATGAATTTAAATTTAAATTTGTTGGACTGTTGGGTTTTAGTGATCCATTAAAAAAGGAGGTTGCGCAAGCTGTTCAAGAATGTCGTAATGCCGGCATAAAGATCATTATGATAACTGGAGACTATATGTCTACTGCTAAAAAAATTGCTCAAGAAGCGGGGATTTATAATGGGGGCCAAATTATAATCGGACAAGAATTGGAAAAGATAAGTTCAAAAGAATTAAGGAAAATAATAAGCAAAGTAAATGTATTTGCGCGGACCATGCCAGAACAGAAATTAAAAATAGTTGAAGCGCTGAAAGCTAATGGTGAAATTGTTGCTATGACGGGAGACGGAGTAAATGATGCGCCAGCCCTGAAAGCTGCCAATATTGGAATAGCAATGGGTGGCAGAGGAGCTGATGTTGCCCGTGAAGCTTCATCACTTGTTTTATTGGATGATAATTTTACATCTATAGTTAAAGCTATACGAATGGGGAGGAGAATATATGAAAATCTAAAAAAGGCTACAGTTTTTATTTTCGCTGTTCATTTGCCTATAGCTAGCTTGGCTGTTTTTCCTGCTATTTTGAATTTACCCCTGGTTTTGATGCCTATTCATATAGTTTTTTTAGAAATGATTATTGATCCGGCTTGTTCTATTGTTTATGAATCTGAAAAAGAAGAAAAAAACATTATGAATAAACCTCCGAGAAAATTAAATAGCAAGCTGATGGACAACTACGTTTTGGCGAATGGTTTTGTCCAAGGGATAAGTGGGGCATTAGCAGTTCTAGTTGTTTATTGGATTGCTTATGCACAAGGATATGAGGTTGAAAAAATACGTGCCTTGGCATTTTTTGCTTTAGTAATTTTCAACTTAGCGCTGATTTATATAAATAGATCAAGATCGAAATTATTTTTTTCTATAATAAAAGAAAAAAATGTAGCTGCTTGGTGGATTACTTTCGGGACATTTTTATTGCTAGTTTTGTCATTGTCCTTTCCGTTTATGATGGATATCTTCCATTTTTCCAGCGTAAATTTAAAAGAAATCGCAGTTCCCATCCTTTCTGTAATAGTTGCAATCGCAATGGCAGAATTTTTAAAACTGTTCTTTTTAAGAAAGCATAGTGAATATTTGTGAAAAATATATGCGGAATTATGCAAAAATAGGAGGAAAAAAAGGGAGGCCAGCCTATAGGACACCCTCGTCATTTAAAATGAAGGTTATTCAAGTTGTGAGCAAAATTCCTAAGGGTAAAACTATTGCATATAAACAAGTGGCAAAATTAGCCGGAAACCCAAGGGCTTGCCGGGCAGTAGGAAATATTTTAAACAAAAATTATGACGCAAAAATACCATGCCATAGGGTGATCAGAAGTGATGGGAGTATTGGCGGGTACAACAGAGGAGCTGGAAAAAAGAAAAAAATGCTAAAAGCAGAGAATGCGATTAAATAAAATCTGTTTTTGTGTTAATATAAAAATGTAATTTTTTATTAAATAAAATTTTATGGAAAATTTTCTATTGGAAAATTTATGGATTGTTATTCTTATAATTGCGTGGTCAATCCCGTGGAAAGGAATTGCTTTATGGCGGTCGGCCAGAAATGGACATCTAGCCTGGTTTGTAGCGCTCTTATTTATCAATTCTATGGCGATTTTGGATATTATATATATTTTAATATTTAGCAGAAGCAAGCGGGAAATCAGCGAAAATCCAGATATGAAAATACAAAAAAATCAGGATTTCATGCGCAAAAATAAATTCGTTTAGTTTTTATGCCAGTTAAAAATAATTCAGAAAAAATGTTGGCATCAATATTATTGTCAGGCGGGATTGGTGTTTTTCCGACTGATACTCTTTATGGGGTTGTAGGCAGTGCACTTAGCAAAAAATCGGTTGAGCGGATTTATAAATTGCGAAAAAGAGAATCCAAAAAACCGATGATAATCTTGATTTCATCAGTTAAAGATTTGAAGATTTTTGGGATAAGAACAAATTCTAAACAGAGAGATATCCTAAGAAAACTCTGGCCCGGAAAAATAAGCGTAATTTTTGATTGTCCGCTGAAAAAATTTTCACATCTTCACCGAGGCACAAAAACCTTAGCTTTGCGTCTGCCGAAGGATAAATGGCTGATAAGTTTTTTGAAAAAAACTGGACCGTTGGTGGCTCCCAGTGCTAATATTGCAGGAAAAAAACCAGCTGAAAATTTTGCTGAAACAAAAATTTTTTTTAGAGAAAAAGTAGATTTTTATGTTGATAAGGGAAAGTTAAAATCAAAACCTTCGACTCTTATAAAAATTGATAAGAAGGGCAAAATAGAAATTTTGCGCCAAGGCGCGGCAAAAGTTAAGTAGTTTTTCCTTTATTGACAAAGATAGCGTATAATGCTATTTTTTTAAGTTGTTTAAAATTAAAAAAAGAAAGGGGGAATGATCAAGTGAGTGAAGAAACAATGCAAAATGTTGATTTTTTAACTTTATTGAAAGGCAAGATAGAATTGGAAGTTGAAGGTTGGCAAAAACAAATAAAAAGACTGGACGCTCTGAAATCACTTCCTCAATTTTTGGACATCTTTTCTTCGGAAGAAATAATGAAGCTCAACAAGGAGCAAAGAGCTATGCTTGACATGGTAGATATTCTTCGTGAAGCCAAGGATAAAATTTTATCGGAAGAAATAAGTCCGAAAAATGCCGGAGAATTGGATAGTATCCTTAAGCTGTCAAAAATGGGGAGACTCAAGGCTAAAAATTTAGTCAGAGAAAAAGCTCCCAAAGTTTTTCAAATAAAACTGAATTTTTTCCATTTTCTTTTCCATCCATGCCTATCTTTTAAATTTCTAATTTTAAAGATTATGCATAAAAAGTGGGAAAAGAAAAACAAAAAATGAGAAAAATATCCAAAAAATCGCTTAACCTTAAATAGGTTAAGCGATTTTTATTTATATCTCTATGAACTTGATCAAATTAGGATTAAAATTATAACCAGGGAAAATGAAAGCAAAAGAAACAGAAAAGAAACTGCATAAAGGTAATAATGTTTCAAAAACCAGGGTTTGTATTGAGAGATTCTTTGGTTAAGTTCCCCGATATCTTGCAAGATATTCTGGTTTTTATAAACTGGCCTTATTGAATAGGGCTGGTTTTCTTCTTCTCCTATTTTGAAAAATTGAAGACTTTTAGCATTGTCTTTAATAGACAAAAAAGTGGCCATAAGGCAAAATTCTTTTTTTTCAGAATCTGATATCGGATCAAATTTAAATTCATATAAATTTTCCGTATTAAAAAAAGAACCCTTTAATTCTCCTTCGCGCAGAATTTTTTGGCAATTTTCATCGGCGATTTTCATTTCTACCTTGTCGCCATTTTTATATTTTATGCCGGGACTGCGAAGTAATACTTCAACCTTTGAAAGGTTGCTTCTTTGTGCAGTAAATTTATGAATGAGTGTTTCTTGCGGCCAAATTTTTACAACTAATCCTTTTTTAAGGTAAATGCTTGGTTCAGGAAAATAAAGGAGAGTTGAAAATTTCCAAAAAACAGCAAAAAACATTGCTATTGCAAAAACTATTAATAATTTTTTAGAAATTTTCATGTGTTGTTATAGATAGTATCTGAAAATTATATTGTTAAAAATTATATATAGCATGAATGTCATCATCAGAACCAGGCCAATAATAAGAGAATATTCAAAATATTTTTGTCCATTAGAGGCTGATCCGTCTCGGGCGAATATTTTCTCCAGAAGAATTCCAAGTCCAGTGAAAACTAAAATAATATGCGAGGTCAGATTCGGGATGAAATATCTTCCGGGAGTTCCAGTTTCAATGTGGCCATCATTATTATGAAAAAACATCCAATCGGCAAATCTTATTCCAAGCTGAAGCAATGCGAGCATTATTAAGAGAAAAACAATGTATTTTTTTTCAGGCAGATGTGAAAACTTTTTTTTCGAAAAGATAAAAAATGCAATTCCGACAGCCGCAATAGCCTGGATAAGCCAGATTATATTGGTTCCATTACTGATACCCCAATTTTTTGTCCATGACAACATGCCCCAATAAGTCCTTGATGACAAGCCAAATCTGCCTATGGTAAGAGTTTTTGACAAATAATCCTTTACAGAAATAAATAGGTTGCAAATATTGGATATATTGTCAGGAAGATATTTTTTAAAATAAATCAGAAGAGAAGCTGTTATGCAGGCAAAAATAAAAAGTGCGATATATTTTATTTTTCTGTTTTTATTCTTTACTTTTTCGTATAAAAAATACATAAACAACAGGGCAGCTCCTATCAAAAGAACAGATGCGGTCGGTTTAGTCAAAATTCCCAAAAAAACCGAAACAATAATCAGGAAAATATTTTTCCAATTCGGTCCGTTTTTCAGAGCCAAGATGCCTCCGAGTGTAAAAAGTGCAAACGTCAAAATCAGCAAAGCATCAGAATTTATGGTTGCATAATAGATCGAAAATCTTGGCTGGAAAGAAACAATAGCTGTCAAAAGCAAACTGTTTTTTGCGGAAAAACCGATATTTTTCGCAATTAAATAAGAAAATAAAATAAAAAGTGTTCCCAAAAAAACTGAAAAAATTCTAATCAGGTAATAACGGACAAGAATATTTTGATTGCCGAAACTTTTTTCTATGACGGTCAACAGGTTATGATATATTGATTTTTTGCCTACTTTGTTTGGAGGATAATATTCATTGTATTGATGCCAATCATTATTGATTATCTTATATTCATTTTTTCCATCATGGCCTTGGATAAAAGAAAAGGTATTGTAAAGATATTCAGTTGCATTGTCATAATCGATAGCCTTAGCTGTTTCTAATACTTCCTGAGAATAATTAAATTTTTGGATTGAATTTTTGTCTTCTACTTTTCTTTCAACAATAGGCCAAGTTACAGGTCGCTGTTCTGATAGATACTGGATGCTACTGTAATGCCTGGCTTCGTCTTGACCAACAAAAATAGGCGTTATGGATGCCAAAAAAACACCTTTCAGAAAAAAGATAGTCAAAATAAGCGCTAAAATAGAAACTGGTTTCTTGAAAAAGGCAAAAAATTGAAATTTTTCCATAACTAAAGTATACTTTAACTATTATCATAAGGCAATAAAAATGGCTATATATTCCATAAAATAATTGAATTTTAATCTTTTAACTTTAAATATTTTATGAAAATTCTCGTAACCGGTGGTGCCGGCTTTACCCGCCCGCATCGCCAGCGAGCATAGAAATGATATGTATTACACATATATTCTAGAAAGTAGCAAGGATAAAAACCTGTATATAGGATGGACGAATGATTTAAAAAAACGTTTCGAAAAGCATAATGCAGGAAAAGTTTTTTCAACAAAAATAAGAAGGCCATTTGAATTAATATATTACGAGGCTTGTCTATCCAAGGAGGCTGCAATAAAAAGAGAAAAATATTTTAAAACAGGTTTTGGTCGTAGATTCTTAAAGAATAGACTTGCTGGCTCGCGTGGCGGGCGGGTAGGATCTAATATTTAAAAAACTAAATTTTAAAAAATATGAAAGTATTGATAACAGGAGGAGCTGGCTTTATCGGTTCTCATATAACTAAAAAACTGCTCAAAAGAGGCGACAGCGTTGTTTGCATTGATAATTTCAATGATTATTATTCTCCGGACATAAAAGAAAGGAATGTCGAACCCTTTTTGGAAAATCCCAATTATAAGCTATATCGTGGTGATATTGCGGATTATGAAATGATGAAAAACATTTTCGAATCGGAAAAAATTGAAAGAGTTTGCCACTGTGCCGCCAGAGCCGGCGTGCGGGCCAGCATTGAAAACCCCTTTATTTATGAAGAAACTAATGTGAAAGGAACCCTTAATCTGCTTCATTTGTCAAAAGAATTTAAAATTGAAAATTTTGTTCTATTCAGCACTTCTTCGGTGTATGGTGAAACAGAAAAGATACCATTTTCTGAAAAAGATGAAGTTAATCCAATTGCTCCTTATTCCGCGACCAAAATGGCGACCGAAATTTTAGGAAAAGTTTACCATCATGTGCACGGACTTAATGTTAATGTGATTCGTCCCTTTAATGTCTATGGCCCAAGTGGAAGACCGGATATGATTCCTTTCAAATTTACGCGCCTTATTGACGAGGGTGGGGAAATCACCAAATTCGGCGATGGAACAATGAAACGTGATCACACTTATATCGATGATTTTGTGGAAGGAACTGTTTCGGCCATAGATAAAATTTTCGGTTTTGAAGTTTTTAATCTCGGAAATTCCAATCCGGTGGAGCTTAATCATTTCATAGAAGTAGTGGAAAAT contains:
- the dnaX gene encoding DNA polymerase III subunit gamma/tau, which codes for MSSVALYRKYRPLTFSDVIGQGHIVQTLSNAIKNDRIGHAYLFTGPRGTGKTTLARIFARAINCQNIKGTEPCLKCDICKSINEGRSLDIFEIDAASNTGVDNIRELRENVKFPPSQAKYKVYIIDEVHMLSTGAFNALLKTLEEPPAHVIFILATTEIHKVPETIISRCQRYDFARLPVDNIIKKLSLIAKSEKIEIEKEALEMIAISAEGGMRDAESLLSQVMSLENKKITAKEVEEILGTSQRQSLEKLVGYILDKNSTESIGLINSLSQEGYDLDVFNKSLLNYLRQLMLVIVDEKLSKLFSFELTKEQVAHLIKQSEDQDPEKLLFIIQCFMEIQGKIKSSFIPQLPLEMAIVKAIGFGYKNENVHDKDQIKNIPSIRKIASRDSESDNAQSDINTSASSLKNDKNYIISKNSDLTIEDINKYWKQFVEEIKPINHSLSAILQSCHPFKAEKGTVSIAARFPFHKDKLNDNDNRLTMESVFAKILGFHLCIKAFTTQEAGIKNKEVAKEEKKPRKTSSLLTQALDMMGGTVIE
- a CDS encoding GtrA family protein; translation: MKKPNKIRITQRDYKLALVAGLFIGLLFLPILKAANPYIYSKFALVIIPFFLLATPIGLRIAFFIGKKIPIIYQIAKFGLIGILNTLVDIGFLALLTFAFRLFLNIDSKTSLIGAITFYSLYKSISFIIANINSYFWNKYWTFEQQNKKQTRSEFIQFFAVSIIGFLINVFVASIVFKIIIGSLVGLSSDQLGLIGAAFGSIAGLVWNFIGYKLWVFKK
- a CDS encoding cation-translocating P-type ATPase, translated to MLKINGLSEKEAKKRLKLEGYNELPNKKEDGIFYILEKILKEPMFMLLIACAVFYLFLGDTKEAIILASSIFIIIGIDFYQERKTEKALLALRNLSSPRALVLRDGKREKISGREVVRGDIIFISEGDRVPADSMVLQSTSLAVDESLLSGESVPVHKSIWDGKIKFGRPGGDNTPFIFSGSMVISGQAMARVINIGINTEIGKIGKSLSTLKTERTDLQKQSASLIKLYASIGMLLCFLVFIAYAVTQQDIVNGLLAGLSLAMSVLPEEFAVVMTVFLALGAWRISKHNVLTRRIPAVETLGATTVLCVDKTGTLTENMMTIKNLWIKGNIFNLKDKNEFFGDECQELIKYGLLASSLSPFDPMEKSIQKTAEKILKKKDFINNKWVLRKTYSLSSDFLAMSHVWSFSGEKKYLIAAKGSPEAILDLCHLNQQEKNEIELGVETMAGNGLRIIGVAVADFEGDLPRNQHEFKFKFVGLLGFSDPLKKEVAQAVQECRNAGIKIIMITGDYMSTAKKIAQEAGIYNGGQIIIGQELEKISSKELRKIISKVNVFARTMPEQKLKIVEALKANGEIVAMTGDGVNDAPALKAANIGIAMGGRGADVAREASSLVLLDDNFTSIVKAIRMGRRIYENLKKATVFIFAVHLPIASLAVFPAILNLPLVLMPIHIVFLEMIIDPACSIVYESEKEEKNIMNKPPRKLNSKLMDNYVLANGFVQGISGALAVLVVYWIAYAQGYEVEKIRALAFFALVIFNLALIYINRSRSKLFFSIIKEKNVAAWWITFGTFLLLVLSLSFPFMMDIFHFSSVNLKEIAVPILSVIVAIAMAEFLKLFFLRKHSEYL
- a CDS encoding MGMT family protein — translated: MRNYAKIGGKKGRPAYRTPSSFKMKVIQVVSKIPKGKTIAYKQVAKLAGNPRACRAVGNILNKNYDAKIPCHRVIRSDGSIGGYNRGAGKKKKMLKAENAIK
- a CDS encoding DUF5652 family protein, which codes for MENFLLENLWIVILIIAWSIPWKGIALWRSARNGHLAWFVALLFINSMAILDIIYILIFSRSKREISENPDMKIQKNQDFMRKNKFV
- a CDS encoding L-threonylcarbamoyladenylate synthase, whose product is MPVKNNSEKMLASILLSGGIGVFPTDTLYGVVGSALSKKSVERIYKLRKRESKKPMIILISSVKDLKIFGIRTNSKQRDILRKLWPGKISVIFDCPLKKFSHLHRGTKTLALRLPKDKWLISFLKKTGPLVAPSANIAGKKPAENFAETKIFFREKVDFYVDKGKLKSKPSTLIKIDKKGKIEILRQGAAKVK
- a CDS encoding glycosyltransferase family 39 protein translates to MEKFQFFAFFKKPVSILALILTIFFLKGVFLASITPIFVGQDEARHYSSIQYLSEQRPVTWPIVERKVEDKNSIQKFNYSQEVLETAKAIDYDNATEYLYNTFSFIQGHDGKNEYKIINNDWHQYNEYYPPNKVGKKSIYHNLLTVIEKSFGNQNILVRYYLIRIFSVFLGTLFILFSYLIAKNIGFSAKNSLLLTAIVSFQPRFSIYYATINSDALLILTFALFTLGGILALKNGPNWKNIFLIIVSVFLGILTKPTASVLLIGAALLFMYFLYEKVKNKNRKIKYIALFIFACITASLLIYFKKYLPDNISNICNLFISVKDYLSKTLTIGRFGLSSRTYWGMLSWTKNWGISNGTNIIWLIQAIAAVGIAFFIFSKKKFSHLPEKKYIVFLLIMLALLQLGIRFADWMFFHNNDGHIETGTPGRYFIPNLTSHIILVFTGLGILLEKIFARDGSASNGQKYFEYSLIIGLVLMMTFMLYIIFNNIIFRYYL
- a CDS encoding GIY-YIG nuclease family protein, which produces MYYTYILESSKDKNLYIGWTNDLKKRFEKHNAGKVFSTKIRRPFELIYYEACLSKEAAIKREKYFKTGFGRRFLKNRLAGSRGGRVGSNI
- a CDS encoding GDP-mannose 4,6-dehydratase, with product MKVLITGGAGFIGSHITKKLLKRGDSVVCIDNFNDYYSPDIKERNVEPFLENPNYKLYRGDIADYEMMKNIFESEKIERVCHCAARAGVRASIENPFIYEETNVKGTLNLLHLSKEFKIENFVLFSTSSVYGETEKIPFSEKDEVNPIAPYSATKMATEILGKVYHHVHGLNVNVIRPFNVYGPSGRPDMIPFKFTRLIDEGGEITKFGDGTMKRDHTYIDDFVEGTVSAIDKIFGFEVFNLGNSNPVELNHFIEVVENLLRKKAKIKNVPTPSTELPITYADVSKAKEMLGYEPKVKIEEGMKRFVEWYQENKKLYK